A segment of the Streptomyces sp. L2 genome:
CGTTGAGCCGCCCGGTGACCGCGGAGACCAGGGGGATGCGGGCGGGCCGCGTCGGCAGCCCGGACAGCGTGGCCGCGAGGGGCCCGCGCAGCTCGTCCATGGCCGGGCTGTGGAAGGCGTAGTCCAGCCCGAGATCGCGGAAGAACACATTGCGCTCGCCGAGTTCTTCGCCGAGTTTCGCGAGCGCATCGGCGTCCCCGGCGACGGTCACGTCACGGACGCTGTTGATCCCGGCGACGACCAATCGCTTCGCCTGGCCGATCTCGAAGATCAGCTTCTCGGCGTCCGAGGAGCTGAGCCCGACGGCGGCCATCCTCCCGCATCCGGCGGTCGCGCCCTGGGCCCGGCTGCGTGCGGCGATCACCCGGCAGGCGGCCGCACGGTCCAGGGCTCCCGCGCAGTAGGCGGCTGCGACCTCGCCCACGCTGTGCCCGCACACCGCGCTAGGGGCGAACCCGCGTGCCGTGAGCGCCGCGACCAGCCCGGCCTGCAGGGCGAACAACATCGGCTGGGCGATCTCGGTCCGCTGCCACACCTCTTCCCCCCGCGGTGTGGTCATCTCCTCCTTGACCGACCAGCCGAGCAGGGGTCGCAACGCCTCATCGATCGCCTCCACCTCAGCTGTGAAGGAGGCGTCGGCATCGAGGAGTTCTGCTCCCATGCCGGCCCACTGGGAGCCGTTACCACTGAAGACGAATCCGGTACGGCCGCCCTCCACACCAACCCCACGAGCTGCGCCCGGCGCGGGCTCACCTCGTGCCACCCGCCGCAACGACCGAGCCGCCGCCGACGGATCGTCGCCCAGCAGCGCGACGCGATGCTCGTACCGGGCCTGACGTCGGCACGACGTGTAGGCCGTGTCGTAGAAAGCCTCCGTGACCAGCCCCTCCAGGTGCTCGGCCCAATGAACGGCGGCGGCCTCCAGCGCCTGGGGTGTACGGGCCGACACCACCAGCGGGAGCGGGCCTCGGCGGCCGGAATGCGACCGGCCGCGCGGAAGGCCGCCAGCGCTGTCCGAGCCGGACCGGTCGCGTGTCTCCGGGGCGGAGGTGAGCACCACGTGGGCGTTGGCCCCGCCGAACCCGAAAGAGTTCACCCCGACCACGAAGTGCTGCCCTGGCAGGTCACGAGGTTCAGCCACCGGATCCAGACCGAGCCCCGCAAAGTCGATCCGTGAACTCAGGGGAGCCGTGTGCAGCGTCGCGGGAATCCGCCGCTCCCTCAGCACCAGCAGCGCCTTGAGCAGGCCGGGGACTCCGGCCGCCGCTTCAAGGTGCCCCAGGTTCGACTTCACGGATCCGATCGGCAGCGGCGCCCCCGCCGTGCGGCGTCGCCCGAGCACCTCACCCAGCGCCGTGCACTCCACCGGATCACCGGCCTGGGTACCGGTGCCGTGCGCCTCGACATATGCGACCTCGGCCGCACTGATGCCCGCCTCGGCGTACACCCTCTCCAGCAGTGCGGCCTGGCTGCGCGCGCTCGGTAGGGCCAGCCCCACCGTACGGCCGTCCGCATTGACGCCGCTGCCGCGGATCACCCCATGGATCCGGTCACCGTCCGCCAACGCAGCCGCCAACGGCTTGAGTACGAGCACACCGGCACCCTCAGACCGCACAAAACCGTCCGCGTGCTCGGAGAACACGTGGCACCGCCCGGTGGGCGAGAGCATCGATGCCTGAGCGAATCCCACGCTCTCCCAGGGGTTGAGCAGCACGTTGACACCGCCAGTGAGCGCGAGCGCGCTGCGCCCGGAACGTACCTCCTGGCATGCCTGGTGCACGGCGGTCAGCGTCGACGAGCATGCCGTGTCGACCGCGAATGAAGCACCATGAAGGTCGAAGAAGTACGACACCCGGTTCGCGGTGTTGCAGGACGCCATACCGCTCATGGAATAGGCGTTAGTGGTGCGTGGCCGCCGCTGCTGCAGATCGCCGTACCCGTGCGAGGACACCCCGATGATCACCGCCGTGTCACTGCCGGCCAGCGCCGACGGGTCGATACCCGCATCGCCGAACGCCTCGACGGCGCACTCCAGAAGCAGCCGGTGCTGCGGGTCCATCACGGATGCCTCCTTCGGCGAGATACCGAAGAACTCCGCGTCGAATGTGGCCACGTCGTCCAGGAAGCCGCCCGCAGACGTGTACATGCGGCCGGGACGAGGACGTCCGTCGGCCGACACGAAGCGCGTCACGTCGAACCGGTCGCCTGGCACCTCGCCGATCAGATCCCGTCTCTCGGCCAGCGCCGCCCACAACCCCTCCAGCGATCGGATTGCTCCGGGCAGCCGGATTCCCACACCCACCACCGCGACGTCGCCGTCACGGGCCTCGGTGTGCCCGAGCGGGGCAGGACTGGTCGGGGGCACGGCGTGTGCTGCGGAAGCATCGGACATCGAGTGAGCGTGATCATTCGCCTGGGTCACGCCCCGGACAACTCGCCGCGCCGATCTTGGGTTACGGCCGTCGACAAAGAGTGGGACAACACATTGAGGCGTGGCGGGCCGAGCGGTGGTAGGGCGCTGCGCTGGGCGCAATCACACCCCTGGCCGGACAGATCCCCGCTGAGCCAGACGGCCTGACCGGCTGGCGGCGACAAGCGTTCGAGCGGGGACCTCTCGCGGCGCAGGAGCTGATCGTCACCGCCCCTGCATCCGGCTCGCCGTAACAGTCACAGGCCGGAACCGCCACAACCTCACCGAGCTCATGCCGCTGCTGGACACGTCCCATTGAGCCGTGGACGCCCCGCCGCAAACTCCGACGTCTGTACGCCGACCGGGGCTGGATGCTCGCCCGCCCGCGAGCGTGGGCTGATGCCTCCCAGTGCGAAGCCCTGGGCGTCTGACCGAAACGGGGTTTTGGCCGGACCGCGCCGGTGCTTGGGGTGTTCGTCGAGCCGCCGGTCTTCGGAACGATGACGCCGCCGGTGGAGCAAGCCACCCTCTCCGCCGCGCCCCGGCTAAGAATCGGTGATAGTGGTGGGCATCGGTTCGGTACCAGCGGCACCATGCACGGCCGCTCGACGGCGAGCAGGACAAGCCAGTCACCGTCCCGCGCGGGTGCCACGGGATGTGTCTGAGTCGTTCACCGCTGCGAGCGCATCCCCGGCCACCGCCCGCGCCCGGCTGCCGCCCTCCACCGGACGGCGGCCGCACCTCAACCGATCTGCCGCGCCCACCCGCGGAGCCACTGACTTCGCGCGCTTTCGGCATCTGCCTGAGAGAGCGGGGCGGGGAAGGGCTGGCGTTCAGTTTCGCCTGGTGACGCGCCCACTGCAGTCCAGAACCGTGCCTCCCGGCGAGTGCAACCGCAAAGTAGGCGCACCCTGGAAGCGTGACAGTACGCGGACCGCATGAGGCACCGACCGCATCGTGGTGTCAGCGGAGGCCAGCGGGGCCTCGCCGTCTCACCCGCCTATCACGAAGCCATCACCAACTGAGTGCCCCCCCGGTCCTGAAGGCCCTGACCTGCTATTTTATGCCCGCGCTGGACTGGCGTGGATGCCCCTGGACGGTTCCTACAACCTGTGCCACGTCGTCCCGAGTGAGGGGCCGAGGATGAGGACCGGAGCGTCTTCTGGCCCGTCGAAGCGGTATCGCAGGGTGTTCGGGGGTGTCTCACTCACGCCCCAGACCCTCTCACGTCTCACCGACGCCCCTGTAGCGCGGGGTGCGGGCAACCTGTCCGACGTCGGTGCGCCCGGGTGCGCGCGTTTGGCGTTGTGACGCAGGCGTCCCGGATGCTCGGCATCGAACATCGTCGGGCCATCCGAGTGAAGATCGTCATCAGTCGTAGCGGTCAAGTGCCCTGCCATGGTGGGCGATTACACGGGGTGCACAGGGATGGGACACATTCGAACATGCCGGTGGCGCCCGTTTGCCCGCTTACGCTGTGTGCACACTCAATCACCCCCCGCTCTCCCTTTCGGAGGACCGATTCCCGTGCCCTCTCACGCCCCGGATCCGGCGGCCTACTTCGCCTTCCGTGACCGACTGCTCGGCCCGTTGCGCACCACCGTCCTCACCGGTGACCAGCTGTGCGAGGCCGGCCGCCTCATCTACGGCGAGCCCGACGGCCTGTCCCTCTACGGGATCGCGGCCCCCGACATGGCCGCCAAGGGCATCACCCTGCTGGGCCGTACGACCATCGAATGCTCGGTCGACGCCTACGTCGCTCCCGTCGCCGACGCTCTGGCCGACCAGCTGGCCGCCACCGCGCTCGAAGGCCCTGACGCGGACGCGCCGTTGATCGTGGACCTGTTCTGCGGCTCCGGCAATTTCGGCTACCACCTGGGCCGGCGCCTGGCCCTGCCCGTGCAGGCGACGGAACTGGATCCGGCCGTCTACGCCACGACCCGCAACAACCTGGAGCGCATCGGCTCCGCCATGACCCTCCACCCGGTCGACTACCGCGACCTGTTGGGGAAGCTGCCGGCCGCGTCCACGCACGACACCTACGTCGTCGAGCCGCCCTGGGGCCCGGCCTTCACCGCGTCCGGTCTGGACCTGACCCGTACGTCACCGCCCGTACCGGAGATCCTCCAGGACATCCGGCGCTCCCGCGACGGACTCTCCTGTCATGTCGCGATCAAGACCAACGACCAGATCGCCCATGACTCCCTGGCGCGTTCCTTCGCCGGTGCCGAGCATCTGGCGACCCTCACGCCGCCGCCGCAACTGCCGTACGGCGCCAACATGGACTTCCACCTCTACCGCCTGAACGCCTGACAGCACACAGCCGCCCCCGCGTGCTCGCAGCGGCGAGCTCCGGCCGGGCCGGGCTGTCCGGATATTCACGATGTGCAGTTCCGTGCGATGTCGCCGCACCCGGCGGCACCGCCGGTGTCTGATGGGAGAACTACGTGACGATGGTTGCAGGACCCGCGGGGGCCGGCGGCGCCGCGGCTTCTACGTTCGACGTGCTGGGCGGCACTTATGAGGAGACGCACGGGCGGATCCCCGAACTCCTCGCCTCACTGGACTGGTTGATCTCCCGCTTGCCGGAGCGGGCGAAAGTGCTGGACCTCGGCAGCGGAACGGGGCGCCCGACCGCGCAACGGCTGGCCGAGGCCGGGCACGAGGTGCTCGGCTGCGATGTGTCGGCCACCATGGTGGACCTTGCCCGTAGCCGGGTCCCGGCCGCACGCTTCGAGCAGGTCGACCTCCGTGAGCTGCCGGACGAGCCGGACGGCTGGGACGCGGTGACCGCGTACTTCCCGCTGCTGCAGATGTCCCGGGCCGACATCGCCGCCACCGTGCGCCGGGTCGGCACCTGGCTCAAGCCCGGCGGGCTGCTGGCCCTGGCGACGATCCCCGCGGACGCCGAGGACTTCGAACTGACCTGGATGGGCCAGGTGTGCCGGGCCTCCAGCTTCCCCGCCCCGGCGTTCCTGGACCTGGTGCGCGAGGCCGGCCTGCACATCGCGCACGCCCGGACCAGCGTCTTCCGGCCCGACTTCGCCGCCGCGGGCGAGGAAGAGCACCTCTTCGTCCACGCCGTCAAACCCGGCGGCCCCGACGTCCCGTCGCACGCCCTGGCCGGTCCCTATCCGCTGCCCACCTCCTACCGGGGACCGCACGCGCTGGGCCAGGACGGCTGGCTGGGTATGGAGGCCCGCTTCGAACGCCACGACATCTCCGTCGTCGCCGACGCGCTGGCGGGCAACACGAGAGTGCTCGACATCGGCGGCGGCACCGGCGCGGTCGTCAAGGAGATCACCGCGCGGCTGGGCGCGTGCACGACCGTCGAACCGCACCTGGACCGCGAGCGGAGCATGCGGCCTCTCACCCGCGACGGCGTCACCGTCGTGCCCGGGCGCGCCGAGGACCTGCCCGTCCCCGACAACGCGGTGGACGCGGCGGTGGCCACCTGGGTGCTGCACTACACCGACGCCCCACGCCGAGCGGTGCGGGAAATGGTCCGCGTCGTGGACACCGCGCATCCCGAAGCCCGGATCGTCCTGGTGCAGGGCGCCCCGGACAACGAGCTCATCGACCTGTGGAACCGCACCTGCGCGCCTCTGACGGGCCAAGGCCGCGACCACCAGGGCTACCTGCTCACCCTCGCCGCCCGGGAACTCGCCGCGGGCGGGTTCACCGACATCTCCTTCACCCGCGCACCGGTCGACGTCGTCTTCCCCGAGAACGGACCGGAGGCCAAGGCCGAGGCGGCCGCGCAGGCCCTGGCCGAATTCTGGAGCACCGGCGACCCCGCCCCGGCACGCCTGCGCGAGGCCCTGCTGCCTCTCATGCGCGAGCACTTCGCCACGGGGACCGACCGGTTCAACGATGACGGCGTGCTCCTCGTGGCCCGGCCCCGGCCCGCACTCTGACCGTTCCCAGGCACCGGCCCCGGGCGGGGAACGCCCCGTGCCCCGTAGCCCCGTAGCCCTGCCCGGTCGGCCGGCCCGCAGCGGCCCTGTCCGGCCGCGCGGCCCGCAGCAGCCCCGCCCGGCCGGCCGACCGCCACGTACCCGCCCCCACGGCCCGCACGGAGGCCAGCCCTGCCCGGCCCGGCCGCCACGTACCCGCCCCCACGGCCCGCACGGAGGCCAGCCCTGCCCGGCCGCCACGTACCCGCCCCCACGGCCCGCATGGAGGAAACCGCCCCGATGGCCACGACACCGCTCGATCTCTCGGCCGGCGAGCCGGCCCGCGGCTCCGCCATGGACGACCGCATCGGACAGGCCGGTGAGGTCTGCGCCGCCGGGACGCCCGGCTGCCCCGCCGCGAACCGGGGCGGCATCCTGCACCACGGTGCGGGCGACCCCACCCCCTTGTACGCGCATCTGCGCGCGTGTCATCCCGTCTTCCACGACCCCCTGCTCGACGTGTGGGTCGTCTCGCGCCACCAGGACGTCGTCCGGGCCTTCCGCGACACCCCGAGAGACTTCACCAACCAGCGGACCTTCGAACCCCTGTGCCCGCTGGCTCCGCAGGCACAGGCCGTCCTGGCGGCCACGGCCATGGCCCCGGCCGCCAGTTCGCTCGACCCGCCCGAACACACCCGCCTGCGCCAGACCGTCAACGCCGCCTTCCCCACCACCGGACGGCGCGTGAACGGCGTCGACAGCCTCCTGCAGGCCAGGGCGACGGCCCACGCCACCGCCCTGGCCGGACGCCCCTCCCGCGGTGGGGACCTCGTCGCCGACTACGCCCGGCCCCTGTGCCTGGCCACCCTCGGCCACCTCACCGGCGTACCGGATACACACCACCCCGCCATCGCGGCCCAAGCCGCGGCGATGACCGTGCTCGTCGCCGACCGACTCACCCCCGCCCGGCAGGCGGAAGCCGCCCATGCCTTCTCCGATCTGTGGGCCTTCTGCCAGACCCTCGTGCACGACACGCCCCGCCTCGCCCCCGGCAGCCTCCTGCCCACCCTGCTCGCCCACCGGCCCACGAACGGGGCCGCCTTGACTCCCGACGAAGCAGCCTCCGTTCTGATGGAGATGCTCATCACCACCGCCGAGGTGATGCCCAAACTCATCACCAACACCCTCCACCGCCACCTCGGCCCGCGTGAGCACCCCGAGCGCCCTCAACCATCCGGCCTCCGCGCACTCCACCGCACCGAGCTCATCGACCGGGCCATCGCCGACACCCTGCGCCACGCCACTCCCCTCATCGGCTGGCTACGGGCCACCACCCGCCCACTCCACCTCGCCGACACCCCCGTCCCCGCCCACGCCAAACTCATGCTGCTCCTCGGCTCCGCCTGCCAGGACGCCCCACCCACAGCCCCCACCCCCGTCTTCGGCGCCGGCATCCACTACTGCCCCGGCGCCCGCTACGCCCTGCGCCTGACCCGCCACGCCTTGGCCGCCCTCACCCGGGCCTGCCCCGACCTCACCCTCACCGAACCCGTCACCCACGGCCCGGGGAGCACAACACCCTGGCCCCTCAACGCGCTCACACGCGGGCCGGCCCAGCTCAGCGCCACCTGGTGAAGCGGTCATGACGCGAATCCACCCGAAGGTGCCGCCCCGCACGCTGTGTATGAGGCCACCGGCTCACACGTGTGACCTGACTGACAGGCACGGCCCCCCGTTCGGAGTCGGCGAGAAGGTGACTCCGTCAGGTACGGCCGCCGACAGTCCCACGGCCGGCATGTCCACAGGCGATCGCGCACCGTGGTCCGCGCCGAGTCGGCCCACGTCGACGAGGGCGGGGCGCCCGAGAAGGTCGCCGGGATCAAGCTCCTCACGGTGCCGGCATGGGACGGCAAGCTCACCGCCGAACTGACCGACCGTCAGGCATGGGGTTTCGACGACGAGCAGCGGGCCCGGCCCAGGGTCGTCTCGATCGCCCAGTCCACCGAACTCGGCACGGCGCCCGGCTCGCCAACGCCGCCGCCCTCGGCGTGCCCCTGCGGGAGATGACCACCGCCGCCGGCGTGGACGTCCTCTCCCTCGGCGGCACCAAGAACGGGCTGCTCTTCGGCCAGGCGGTGATCGTGCTCAACGAGGACGCGGTGCGCTGCATGGCCCACCTGCGCAAGACGAGCATGCAGCTGGGCTCCAAGATGCGTTTCCTGTCGGTGCGGTTCGAGGCGCTGCTCGGCGGCGACCTCTGGCTCCGCTCGGCGGCCCGCTCCAACGCGACGACCCAGCGGCTGTACGAGGCGGTACGCGAACTGCCGGGCCTGGAGATCCGCCGCCCGGTGCAGGCCAACCAGATCTTCGCCGTCCTGCCGCCGGCCGTCACCGAGCGCCTCCAGAAGCGGTTCCGCTTCTACACCTGGGCCAGCAGGCCGGCGAGGTCCCGCGAACGGCACGACGAAGTAGCGCTGTTCGGCCCGGTGGAGGGCGTCGCGGCCGCGCGGCCGGGTAGGGAGTCCCCCCTGCCCGGCCGCGCCGTGGGTCGTCAGTGCCTGTGGTGGGACTGGCGGACCTTGAGCAGTTCGGTCCGCAGGGCGGGTGTGCCGTCGACGGGCGCCGGGTCGTCGGTGGTCGGTTCGACGCCGCCGGCGGCGATCTTGTCGAGGGTCTTCAGGCCGGCGGCGCCGACGGTGCCGAAGACCGTGTAGTCCGGGCGGAGCGAGGAGTCGCCGTAGACGACGAAGAACTGCGAACCGTTCGTGTCCGGACCGGCGTTGGCCATCGCCAGCAGGCCGCGGCCGTAGAGGCGGCGGACGCCGGTCGGGTCGTTGGGTGCCGGCGGCAGGTCCACCGGCAGTTCGTCCTTGTACTTGTATCCGGGGCCGCCCTCGCCGGTGCCGGTCGGGTCGCCGCACTGCAGGACCTTCAGCGTCGGGTACGACGTCAGCCGGTGGCACACCGTACGGTCGTAGAACCGGTGCCGTGCCAGGTGCAGGAAGCTCTGGACCGTGCACGGCGCCTCCGCGCGGTCCAGACGCAGCGGGAGCGGGCCCTGGCTGGTCGGGACGGCCACGCCGACCGTGCCGTGTGCGGGCGTGTGCCGCGGGTCCGGCGGCAGGGGGACGGGGCGCGCCGCGGGCTCGTCCGGGGTCCGGGTGTACTGGCAGGGACCGTGCGTGGTGCGCGGCGGGGCGTCGGAAGAGGTGGCGGAGGCGGTGGTGCCGCCCCCGGACGCGACCAGCGCCGCTGTCGCCAACGCGGTCATGAGAGCTCGGTTCATATCCTGCACACCCTCCAGAAGATCGTCAGATTTCGGAGCGGTCGCAGTCTAGGGCGCGGCCCGGCGGGCGAATACCCGCCCACCGGCCACATCCGCCCCATCGGCTAGCCGGATTCCGCGAGGCCGAGTTCGTGCTCGCCGAGCGGAGCGAAGAAGCGTTCGACGTCCGCGTCGGTCACCTCGGCCAGGGTGGGCGGCGACCAGCGCGGGTTCCGGTCCTTGTCGATGATCTGGGCGCGGATGCCCTCCACCAGGTCGGGGCTGCGCAGTGCGGCGCAGGAGACGCGGTACTCCTGGTCGAGGACGCGCTCCAGCGAGCCGAGACCCCGGGCGCGGCGCAGGGCGGCGAGGGTGACCTTGAGGGACGTGGGTGAGCGGGTGAGCAGGGTTTCGGCGGCTTCCTTGGCGGCCGGGTCGTCGTACGCGAGGAGCCGGCCGACGATCTCCTCGACCGTGCCGGCGGCGTAGCAGGCGTCGATCCACTCGCGCCGGTCCGCCAACTCCCCTCGCGGCGGCGGCTGCACGTGGCCGGCCAGTGCGTCGGGTACGGGACGGTCGGCGAGGTCGTCCAGGAAGGCGTCCAGGGCGGTGGACGGCAGGTAGTGGTCGGCGAGACCGCAGAGCAGGGCGTCGGCGGCGCCGATCCGCGCGCCGGTCAGCGCCAGGTGCGTGCCCAGTTCGCCGGGGGCCAGGGCGAGCAGGTGGGTGCCGCCGACGTCCGGGACGAAGCCGATGCCGGTTTCCGGCATGGCGATCCGCGACCGTTCGGTGACGACCCGGACGTCGCCGTGCGCGGAGATGCCGACCCCGCCGCCCATCACGATCCCGTCCATGACGGCCACGTACGGCTTGGGGTAGCGGGCGATGCGGGCGTTGAGGCGGTACTCGTCGCGCCAGAACGCCGCCGAGGCGGCGCCGTCGCCGTCGCGGGCGTCGTCGTGCACGGCACGGATGTCGCCGCCCGCGCACAGGCCGCGCTCCCCCGCACCCGTGACGACCACGGCCTCCACGGCCGGGTCGTGTTCCCACGCGGTCAGCGCCGCGTCGACGCGTCGGACCATCTCGTGGTCGAGGGCGTTGAGGGCCCTGGGCCGGTTGAGGGTGATGCGGGCGACCCGGCCGGTGGTGCGGAGCAGGACGGGTTCCCCGGCGGCGCTCATCACGACACCTCCGTCAGGTTCCG
Coding sequences within it:
- a CDS encoding methyltransferase domain-containing protein, which translates into the protein MVAGPAGAGGAAASTFDVLGGTYEETHGRIPELLASLDWLISRLPERAKVLDLGSGTGRPTAQRLAEAGHEVLGCDVSATMVDLARSRVPAARFEQVDLRELPDEPDGWDAVTAYFPLLQMSRADIAATVRRVGTWLKPGGLLALATIPADAEDFELTWMGQVCRASSFPAPAFLDLVREAGLHIAHARTSVFRPDFAAAGEEEHLFVHAVKPGGPDVPSHALAGPYPLPTSYRGPHALGQDGWLGMEARFERHDISVVADALAGNTRVLDIGGGTGAVVKEITARLGACTTVEPHLDRERSMRPLTRDGVTVVPGRAEDLPVPDNAVDAAVATWVLHYTDAPRRAVREMVRVVDTAHPEARIVLVQGAPDNELIDLWNRTCAPLTGQGRDHQGYLLTLAARELAAGGFTDISFTRAPVDVVFPENGPEAKAEAAAQALAEFWSTGDPAPARLREALLPLMREHFATGTDRFNDDGVLLVARPRPAL
- a CDS encoding cytochrome P450 is translated as MATTPLDLSAGEPARGSAMDDRIGQAGEVCAAGTPGCPAANRGGILHHGAGDPTPLYAHLRACHPVFHDPLLDVWVVSRHQDVVRAFRDTPRDFTNQRTFEPLCPLAPQAQAVLAATAMAPAASSLDPPEHTRLRQTVNAAFPTTGRRVNGVDSLLQARATAHATALAGRPSRGGDLVADYARPLCLATLGHLTGVPDTHHPAIAAQAAAMTVLVADRLTPARQAEAAHAFSDLWAFCQTLVHDTPRLAPGSLLPTLLAHRPTNGAALTPDEAASVLMEMLITTAEVMPKLITNTLHRHLGPREHPERPQPSGLRALHRTELIDRAIADTLRHATPLIGWLRATTRPLHLADTPVPAHAKLMLLLGSACQDAPPTAPTPVFGAGIHYCPGARYALRLTRHALAALTRACPDLTLTEPVTHGPGSTTPWPLNALTRGPAQLSATW
- a CDS encoding peptidylprolyl isomerase, with translation MNRALMTALATAALVASGGGTTASATSSDAPPRTTHGPCQYTRTPDEPAARPVPLPPDPRHTPAHGTVGVAVPTSQGPLPLRLDRAEAPCTVQSFLHLARHRFYDRTVCHRLTSYPTLKVLQCGDPTGTGEGGPGYKYKDELPVDLPPAPNDPTGVRRLYGRGLLAMANAGPDTNGSQFFVVYGDSSLRPDYTVFGTVGAAGLKTLDKIAAGGVEPTTDDPAPVDGTPALRTELLKVRQSHHRH
- a CDS encoding enoyl-CoA hydratase/isomerase family protein, which codes for MSAAGEPVLLRTTGRVARITLNRPRALNALDHEMVRRVDAALTAWEHDPAVEAVVVTGAGERGLCAGGDIRAVHDDARDGDGAASAAFWRDEYRLNARIARYPKPYVAVMDGIVMGGGVGISAHGDVRVVTERSRIAMPETGIGFVPDVGGTHLLALAPGELGTHLALTGARIGAADALLCGLADHYLPSTALDAFLDDLADRPVPDALAGHVQPPPRGELADRREWIDACYAAGTVEEIVGRLLAYDDPAAKEAAETLLTRSPTSLKVTLAALRRARGLGSLERVLDQEYRVSCAALRSPDLVEGIRAQIIDKDRNPRWSPPTLAEVTDADVERFFAPLGEHELGLAESG